Proteins encoded by one window of Puntigrus tetrazona isolate hp1 chromosome 17, ASM1883169v1, whole genome shotgun sequence:
- the kif11 gene encoding kinesin-like protein KIF11 yields MASSQLPAVKKDEKGRNIQVVVRCRPFNTVERKSASHTVVECDQNRKEVMVRTGGATDKAARKTYTFDMVFGPSAKQIDVYRSVVCPILDEVIMGYNCTVFAYGQTGTGKTFTMEGERSPNEEFTWEEDPLAGIIPRTLHQIFEKLSNNGTEFSVKVSLLEIYNEELFDLLSPAPDVTERLQLFDDPRNKRGVTIKGLEEITVHNKNEVYQILERGAAKRKTASTLMNAYSSRSHSVFSVTIHMKEITLDGEELVKIGKLNLVDLAGSENIGRSGAVDKRAREAGNINQSLLTLGRVIKALVERGPHVPYRESKLTRILQDSLGGRTKTSIIATVSPASINLEETLSTLDYANRAKSIMNKPEVNQKLTKRTLIKEYTEEIERLKRDLAATRDKHGVYLSVDNYENMNGKLMSQEEQITEYTERIAAMEEELKKVMDLFTDSKQKLDQCTEDLQDKNQRLEEAHKDLTETRHRLTQEEYITSQLQTNECQLYNTADQLLNTAEVSTQDVNGLHAKLQRKREVELHNGEVQQSFAQRIENCYNSMQTSLQEQSHKHAAMIDYYRSSVGELLNTNGTVFKETLGAVCDSYSSIKGAVGEGVERCKEKVLHQKKLSQEAQNSMLEILDEHRQHLEEVLVAQAVPGIRSVMAMNDNLKQNLHRYNSLAEQMQGLKAEMMSFFDSYVESLASMRECAVQGFNTLRAEHDKLKQQISQAGNNHQARVADLVQCLQNQMNLLAMDTQTEFEGLAQASSAQIVPLEMLQSSIQSKCTTSEEHIVSVRTRLGSSVDGVITEMNEVTEEGERTLEECAGYCRHLQTSVDSLAESGLKWCHEAKDTTENKAKEQLKLIRETDTAVQDLLKSVEEKGEKAVKDCEARLNHMQQEVEGILSRVELQTGKDDATLQEHKEMLSSINTQALDTVHSFISLELRQDLPTGTTPQRKEYVYPRMLNKLRSREELEDEFRAQQEQLQSALNQCETVIEAEEEKALDQDSLEDEVSVSSDGNVTEQSCSDENLMCYENGRVPFFKKKSKKENCNKSLNRSKVENENSSTPPRSKLPLRCQN; encoded by the exons ATGGCTTCATCACAGTTACCAGCagttaaaaaagatgaaaaaggcAGGAATATACAAGTGGTTGTACGATGCAG ACCCTTCAACACAGTGGAGCGTAAATCTGCCTCTCACACAGTTGTCGAATGTGACCAAAACCGTAAAGAGGTGATGGTCCGTACCGGAGGCGCCACTGACAAAGCAGCAAGAAAAACATACACTTTTGACATG GTTTTTGGTCCTTCTGCCAAACAAATTGACGTTTATAGGAGTGTGGTTTGCCCCATATTAGATGAAGTTATTATGGGCTATAACTGTACTGTCTTTGC aTATGGACAAACTGGAACCGGGAAAACATTCACAATGGAGGGTGAAAGATCACCCAATGAGGAGTTTACTTGGGAAGAG GACCCTTTGGCTGGAATCATTCCCAGAACTCTTCATCAGATCTTTGAGAAACTGTCCAATAATGGCACAGAGTTCTCAGTGAAGGTTTCTCTGTTGGAAATATACAATGAGGAACTGTTTGACCTTCTCAGCCCTGCTCCAGATGTCACTGAGAGACTACAACTGTTTGATGATCCCAGAAATaaa AGGGGTGTTACCATTAAAGGTCTGGAGGAGATCACTGTACACAATAAGAACGAGGTGTATCAGATCCTGGAGAGAGGAGCTGCTAAGAGAAAAACAGCCTCTACGCTCATGAACGCTTATTCCAG TCGATCTCATTCAGTGTTCTCTGTGACTATTCACATGAAAGAGATCACACTGGATGGAGAAGAGCTGGTTAAGATCGGAAAACTAAACTTG GTGGATCTTGCAGGTAGCGAGAATATTGGGCGATCTGGTGCCGTAGACAAGCGTGCACGTGAAGCTGGCAACATAAACCAGTCTCTGCTGACTCTGGGTCGTGTAATAAAGGCTCTTGTGGAGAGAGGGCCTCACGTGCCCTACAGAGAGTCCAAACTCACTCGTATTCTGCAAGATTCACTGGGAGGACGCACCAAGACCTCCATTATTGCCACTGTGTCTCCTGCTTCCATTAATCTGGAG GAAACTCTGAGCACTCTGGACTACGCTAACAGGGCCAAGAGTATCATGAATAAGCCAGAGGTCAACCAAAAACTCACCAAGAGAACTCTGATCAAG GAATACACAGAGGAGATTGAGCGACTGAAAAGAGATTTGGCTGCAACCCGTGACAAACATGGAGTGTACCTCTCTGTTGATAACTATGA GAATATGAACGGTAAACTGATGTCTCAGGAAGAGCAGATTACGGAGTACACAGAGCGGATTGCTGCTATGGAGGAGGAGCTCAAAAAG GTTATGGACTTGTTCACAGATAGTAAGCAGAAACTGGACCAGTGCACTGAGGACCTGCAGGACAAGAACCAGAGACTGGAGGAGGCTCACAAGGACCTAACAGAGACCAGGCACCGACTCACTCAAGAGGAGTACATCACTTCGCAGCTCCAAACCAACGAGTGTCAACTATACAACACTGCTGACCAG CTGTTGAACACTGCTGAGGTCAGCACACAGGATGTCAATGGTCTTCACGCTAAGCTGCAGAGGAAGAGGGAAGTGGAGCTTCATAACGGGGAGGTCCAGCAGAGCTTTGCCCAGCGCATAGAGAATTGCTACAACAGCATGCAGACCTCATTACAGGAGCAGAGCCACAAGCATGCTGCTATGATTGACTATTACCGCTCTTCTGTGG GTGAACTGCTGAATACAAATGGAACGGTGTTTAAAGAGACGTTAGGTGCTGTCTGTGACTCTTACAGCAGTATTAAAGGGGCTGTGGGAGAAGGTGTGGAGCGGTGCAAGGAAAAAGTGTTGCATCAAAAGAAACTCTCTCAGGAGGCTCAAAATAGCATGCTGGAAATACTG GATGAACACAGACAGCATTTAGAGGAGGTTTTGGTTGCCCAGGCGGTGCCAGGTATCAGATCCGTCATGGCCATGAATGACAATCTGAAGCAAAACCTTCACAGATACAACTCTTTGGCTGAGCAG ATGCAGGGTCTGAAAGCAGAGATGATGTCGTTTTTTGACTCTTATGTTGAATCGTTGGCTAGTATGCGAGAGTGTGCTGTGCAGGGCTTCAACACTCTGCGTGCCGAGCACGACAAGCTCAAGCAGCAGATCAGCCAAGCTGGAAACAACCATCAGGCG CGAGTGGCCGATCTGGTTCAGTGTTTGCAGAACCAAATGAATCTCTTGGCAATGGATACTCAGACTGAGTTTGAGGGTCTTGCACAGGCATCATCTGCCCAGATTGTTCCGCTAGAAATGCTTCAGAGCTCCATACAGAG TAAATGCACTACATCTGAGGAGCACATTGTGTCTGTCCGCACTCGGCTGGGTTCCTCTGTGGATGGAGTTATAACGGAGATGAATGAAGTGACTGAAGAAGGAGAGAGGACCCTGGAGGAATGTGCTGGTTACTGCAGACACCTACAGACATCAGTGGACTCCTTGGCTGAGTCGGGGCTTAAGTGGTGCCATGAAGCCAAAGacacaactgaaaataaagccAAGGAACAGCTCAAACTCATCAGGGAGACGGACACAGCTGTGCAAGACCTGCTTAAG TCTGTAGAAGAAAAGGGTGAGAAAGCCGTTAAGGACTGCGAAGCTCGTTTGAATCACATGCAGCAGGAAGTAGAAGGAATCTTAAGTCGTGTGGAATTGCAGACTGGCAAAGATGATGCTACCTTGCAGGAGCACAAAGAGATGCTCTCTTCCATCAACACTCAGGCACTGGACACAGTACACAGCTTCATAAGCTTAGAACTGCGGCAAGATTTACCAACAG GAACAACCCCTCAGCGTAAAGAGTATGTCTATCCACGTATGCTGAACAAGCTGAGGAGTCGAGAGGAGCTGGAAGATGAGTTCAGAGCTCAGCAGGAGCAGCTTCAGTCTGCACTGAACCAGTGTGAGACCGTCATAGAGGCGGAAGAGGAGAAAGCTCTCGACCAG GACTCGCTGGAGGATGAAGTCAGTGTTTCTAGTGATGGAAATGTCACTGAACAGTCGTGCTCTGATGAGAACCTGATGTGTTATGAAAATGGACGGGTTCCTTTTTTCAAG AAGAAAAGCAAGAAGGAAAACTGCAATAAGTCACTGAACCGTTCGAAGGTGGAGAATGAAAACTCATCTACTCCACCACGTTCTAAACTACCACTCAGGTGTCaaaattaa
- the slc22a15 gene encoding LOW QUALITY PROTEIN: solute carrier family 22 member 15 (The sequence of the model RefSeq protein was modified relative to this genomic sequence to represent the inferred CDS: deleted 2 bases in 1 codon), which yields MDLEEAYQVVGEFGRHQKRMVTILVLLQIYMACQSMLIILVGAVPEYHIEPVTGDPDDDITQSVKFTEDVSSIVTEWYLIKHEAYKVNLAGSLFFAGVLIGNVLFGPLSDKIGRKPVFLTGLFFEVLFGYGTALAPSYEVFAVSRLLVGLMNGGMALVCFVLTQEYVGKSYWAMTGTLTNMTFAVGIALFAALGYYVQPWRNLATAANCPGLLLFMLCVTLPESPRWLYSRGQTEKAEDILKDFAVRNGRQNSSKAPRTVSSNAPDASSPGVLQLVKHPILRWRTVVLMYVWYACSLVYYGLTLSASEDKGNRYLSVAMYGLVELPAYPLCMYFINKQWAGRRKSMANFLAFAGVSCLLTMFVPVSGSLLSATSLALVGKLMVSAAFNIVYVYTSELYPTVIRNAGLGVCSMSCRVGGILAPFVPSMKSLHTSMPFMVFCLSGISAGCLGLLLPETLNKPAAETLDELSSPTYQRILQPQVHLLEEKHLIDHSGADSD from the exons ATGGATTTAGAGGAGGCTTACCAGGTGGTTGGAGAGTTCGGTAGGCACCAGAAGCGGATGGTCACCATCCTGGTTCTCCTACAG atttacatGGCATGTCAGTCCATGCTCATCATTTTAGTGGGTGCTGTGCCAGAATATCACATAGAACCCGTTACTGGAGATCCGGATGATGATATAACACAAAGTGTGAAATTCACAGAGGACGTCAGCTCAATCGTGACCGAG tggTACCTGATTAAGCACGAAGCCTACAAAGTAAACCTGGCTGGGTCTCTGTTCTTTGCGGGTGTGCTGATTGGAAATGTCCTATTTGGACCGCTCTCTGATAAGATTGGCAGGAAGCCGGTTTTCCTAACTG GTCTGTTTTTTGAGGTCTTGTTCGGGTACGGAACAGCATTAGCACCTAGCTATGAGGTGTTTGCTGTGTCTCGGCTGCTGGTGGGATTGATGAACGGAGGAATGGCGCTGGTCTGTTTCGTTCTTACTCAGGAATACGTGGGGAAGTCCTACTGGGCTATGACAG GGACCTTGACTAATATGACCTTTGCAGTGGGCATCGCTCTGTTCGCTGCGTTGGGTTATTATGTTCAGCCGTGGCGGAACCTAGCAACAGCGGCCAACTGTCCCGGACTTTTGCTCTTCATGCTCTGTGT GACTTTGCCAGAATCTCCGCGCTGGCTTTATTCTCGGGGTCAGACAGAGAAGGCTGAAGACATCCTGAAAGATTTTGCTGTGAGGAACGGG AGGCAGAATTCCAGTAAAGCTCCGCGGACCGTCAGCAGCAACGCTCCGGATGCGTCCAGTCCTGGGGTTTTGCAGCTGGTCAAACATCCCATACTGCGCTGGAGAACTGTGGTGCTCATGTATGTGTG GTATGCGTGTAGTCTTGTGTATTACGGGTTGACCCTCAGTGCCAGTGAAGATAAAGGTAATCGTTACCTTAGTGTTGCCATGTATGGTCTGGTGGAACTCCCTGCATACCCTCTCTGCATGTACTTCATTAACAAGCAGTG gGCAGGCCGGAGGAAGTCTATGGCCAATTTTCTTGCATTTGCAGGCGTATCCTGTCTGCTCACAATGTTCGTACCTGTATCAG GGTCCTTATTAAGTGCCACATCACTGGCTTTAGTTGGAAAACTGATGGTCAGTGCTGCATTTAATATTGTGTATGTGTACACATCAGAGCTCTACCCAACCGTGATCAG gAATGCAGGCCTGGGTGTGTGTTCCATGTCCTGTAGAGTTGGGGGAATTCTGGCACCGTTCGTGCCGAGTATG AAATCACTGCACACCTCCATGCCATTTATGGTGTTCTGTTTGAGTGGGATTTCGGCGGGCTGCCTGGGGCTTCTACTGCCGGAGACACTTAATAAACCTGCTGCTGAAACGCTTGACGAACTTTCCAGCCCCACTTACCAGCGAATCTTACAGCCGCAG gTTCACCTTTTGgaagaaaagcatttaattgACCACAGTGGGGCTGATAGCGACTGA